A single region of the Prosthecobacter debontii genome encodes:
- a CDS encoding YciE/YciF ferroxidase family protein: MKLETLTDLYIHQLKDLYNAEKQLIKALPKMAKAASNEKLKEGFELHLEETREHANRLEKLLSSHKQTTRGPKCKAMEGLIKEGSEMIEEEGDPEVIDAGLICAAQRVEHYEIAGYGCARSFAELLGDKEGQKILQQTLDEEGATDKKLSKLALSEINVSAAG, from the coding sequence ATGAAGCTAGAAACTCTTACCGACCTTTACATTCATCAACTCAAGGACCTCTACAATGCGGAGAAGCAATTGATCAAGGCCCTTCCTAAAATGGCTAAAGCCGCTTCCAATGAGAAATTGAAAGAGGGCTTTGAGCTGCATCTGGAAGAAACCCGTGAACACGCCAACCGTCTGGAGAAACTGCTCTCCAGTCACAAGCAAACCACGCGTGGCCCCAAGTGCAAAGCCATGGAAGGACTGATCAAAGAAGGCTCTGAGATGATAGAAGAAGAAGGCGACCCTGAAGTCATCGACGCGGGTCTCATCTGCGCGGCTCAACGCGTGGAGCACTATGAAATCGCCGGCTACGGCTGTGCGCGTTCTTTTGCCGAACTACTGGGAGATAAAGAAGGACAGAAGATCCTCCAGCAGACCTTGGACGAAGAAGGCGCGACGGACAAAAAACTCAGCAAACTCGCGCTGTCTGAAATCAACGTTTCAGCGGCGGGCTGA